In Ostrinia nubilalis chromosome 12, ilOstNubi1.1, whole genome shotgun sequence, one DNA window encodes the following:
- the LOC135076603 gene encoding protein atonal-like encodes MATDTYGHRLVYEKDMFTNDVMMEYTTEECYLAWPRSPDSGRSSLEPTPSIDGSINQDSPTHIAYRGLSRDITLEDSAEDNDVMDSSGKRRGRATSAAVLRRRRLAANARERRRMQNLNKAFDRLRGHLPSLGADRQLSKYETLQMAQTYIAALYELLQ; translated from the coding sequence ATGGCCACCGACACGTACGGACACCGCTTGGTTTACGAGAAAGACATGTTCACTAACGACGTGATGATGGAGTACACCACTGAAGAGTGCTACCTGGCCTGGCCGAGGTCGCCTGACTCGGGCAGATCGAGCTTGGAGCCTACACCATCGATTGATGGCAGCATCAATCAAGATTCGCCGACGCACATCGCGTACCGTGGATTATCCCGCGACATCACTCTGGAAGACAGTGCTGAAGATAATGACGTCATGGACAGCTCGGGGAAGAGGCGAGGAAGAGCTACCAGTGCTGCAGTTTTGAGAAGACGCCGCCTGGCTGCTAACGCTCGGGAGAGAAGACGGATGCAAAACCTCAACAAGGCGTTTGACAGACTCCGAGGACACTTGCCATCTCTGGGAGCCGACCGTCAGCTCTCCAAGTACGAGACCCTTCAGATGGCGCAAACCTACATAGCTGCTTTGTACGAACTACTACAGTAA